The Arachis ipaensis cultivar K30076 chromosome B07, Araip1.1, whole genome shotgun sequence genome includes a window with the following:
- the LOC110264992 gene encoding uncharacterized protein LOC110264992 — translation MNIIKIDIDKSWISRPQGSVEYKAGLNKFLDFAFANASSDGMIHCPCPSCGFRLFQTREDAYDHLLLKSFPAKYTFSLHHGERHVGESSTETQETNHGSDYRDPMRDMVREAFNFPGSVVDEDDSSNKDFEGDAEELPYLYSKPSQAARHFDELLEDGEQELYPGCAKFSKLAFLVKLYHIKYMCSVSNKAFRMILELLCEAFEHAKIPTSLHDAKRIIRKLGIAYKKIDACSNDCMLYQGSDQELSRCKICGTSRWKQKTRRNSIVRINVVVKKKGKPQAAKVLRYFPLVPRLQRMFMSSKTSVDMLWHKKGLNSDGFLRHPRDGEAWKAFDRRYTHFSVDPRSVRLALASDGFNPFRNLSSRYSIWPVILIPYNLPPWSCMRPSSFLLSMIIPGPKMPGNNIDVYLQSLITELKQLWGGVDTYDASEKKTFKLHAALMWTISDFPGLGNLSGWNTYGGKACPTCNLDAESKRLTFSQKWCFMGYRHFLNQGHRFRQDRVRFDGKVEVRGPPVTLSGGDILRQLDNVHVKLGKVQREAGKRARGQQAALQDESP, via the coding sequence ATGAACATcataaaaatagatatagataAGAGTTGGATCTCAAGGCCACAAGGTAGTGTCGAATACAAGGCCGGGTTGAACAAATTTTTGGATTTCGCATTTGCGAATGCATCATCCGATGGGATGATACATTGTCCATGTCCTTCGTGTGGGTTCCGGCTATTCCAAACTAGAGAGGATGCTTACGATCACTTGCTGTTAAAATCGTTTCCTGCTAAGTATACTTTTTCGTTACATCACGGGGAGAGACACGTAGGAGAGAGTTCTACTGAGACACAAGAAACTAACCATGGTAGCGACTACCGAGATCCAATGCGCGACATGGTTCGTGAGGCATTCAACTTTCCAGGTTCTGTTGTCGATGAAGATGACTCGAGCAACAAAGATTTTGAGGGGGATGCCGAAGAGTTGCCTTATTTGTACAGCAAACCTAGTCAGGCAGCCCGTCATTTTGATGAGCTGCTTGAGGATGGAGAGCAGGAATTGTATCCGGGTTGTGCGAAATTCTCGAAGTTGGCTTTCTTGGTCAAGCTATACCATATAAAGTACATGTGCAGCGTGAGCAACAAGGCATTCAGAATGATACTAGAGTTACTGTGTGAGGCCTTTGAGCATGCAAAGATTCCGACTTCACTGCACGATGCCAAGAGGATCATACGAAAGCTCGGTATTGCGTACAAGAAGATAGATGCATGTTCGAATGACTGCATGCTATATCAGGGCAGCGATCAAGAACTGTCTAGGTGCAAGATATGTGGGACCTCGAGATGGAAGCAAAAGACTAGGAGGAATTCCATTGTCCGGATCAATGTGGTTGTTAAGAAGAAAGGGAAGCCGCAGGCGGCGAAGGTTCTTCGGTACTTTCCCCTTGTTCCACGACTGCAGCGGATGTTCATGTCCAGTAAGACATCTGTTGACATGTTGTGGCACAAGAAAGGTCTTAACTCGGATGGTTTTTTGAGGCATCCACGAGACGGAGAGGCATGGAAGGCATTTGATAGAAGATATACTCACTTCAGTGTCGATCCACGCAGTGTTCGCTTAGCCTTAGCTAGCGATGGCTTTAATCCCTTCAGAAATCTCAGCTCAAGGTACTCGATCTGGCCCGTGATTCTCATCCCCTACAACCTACCCCCATGGAGTTGTATGAGACCCAGCTCTTTCTTGCTGTCTATGATTATCCCCGGTCCCAAGATGCCTGGTAATAACATAGATGTCTACTTACAGTCGTTGATAACAGAGTTGAAGCAGCTGTGGGGTGGTGTTGATACGTACGACGCTAGCGAGAAAAAAACATTCAAGCTGCATGCTGCGCTAATGTGGACAATCAGCGATTTTCCAGGGTTGGGCAACTTATCTGGGTGGAATACGTACGGTGGAAAAGCATGTCCTACGTGCAACCTGGATGCCGAGTCTAAGCGACTCACGTTTAGTCAGAAATGGTGTTTCATGGGTTATCGGCACTTTCTGAATCAAGGCCACAGATTTCGGCAGGACCGAGTCAGATTTGATGGAAAGGTAGAGGTCAGAGGTCCGCCTGTAACATTGTCGGGTGGAGATATTTTGAGACAGTTGGATAATGTGCATGTCAAGCTTGGCAAGGTGCAAAGGGAAGCCGGTAAAAGAGCGCGCGGACAACAGGCTGCATTACAAGATGAGTCTCCTTGA
- the LOC110264993 gene encoding uric acid degradation bifunctional protein TTL-like → MQEASPFSSLEHAISFARDLWFNNSPIRSWLDAFSAHRHIGTSISRAPTELISDLCQFGAKYRKKFGFEFFTTTDLKHSHKILEEVKALCENNILVELDFAAREEFYFIERGLTKLWERLSQEELQEETEDLGEVVPDSLEEELVPSNSSDEVVWIGDKATMRNYDLNKTPDENQIE, encoded by the exons ATGCAAGAGGCATCTCCGTTCTCTTCACTTGAGCACGCAATTTCATTCGCTCGAGATTTATGGTTCAACAATTCGCCTATTAGATCATGGTTGGATGCATTCTCCGCACACAGGCACATAGGTACATCTATTAGTAGGGCACCTACTGAACTAATTTCG GATTTGTGTCAATTTGGAGCGAAGTACCGGAAGAAATTTGGCTTCGAATTCTTTACAACTACAGATCTTAAACATTCCCATAAAATACTGGAGGAGGTCAAG gCTCTATGCGAGAATAATATCTTGGTTGAACTAGATTTTGCGGCCCGAGAGGAATTCTATTTCATAGAAAGAGGACTCACGAAACTCTGGGAAC GATTATCCCAAGAGGAGCTTCAAGAGGAAACAGAAGATTTAGGGGAGGTAGTTCCAGACTCACTGGAAGAAGAACTCGTGCCCAGCAACAGTTCCGACGAGGTTGTTTGGATCGGTGACAAGGCTACCATGAGAAATTATGACCTCAATAAAACACCAGACGAGAACCAGATAGAATGA
- the LOC110264994 gene encoding uncharacterized protein LOC110264994 gives MPRKTRFKKGTRVEPLRQQPPAAPPVSSPSDDDDWLIPLPPSNGGVSAAAILQPFRPPRSEPRPEPQAANGSRVTEPCNEAIDPEANEADSFEEHIDRMFAASDATKRKRRKTTEFWDVDLIDSEGIIKQAKMSVREAMERSLNGSKIILRFNEELQVVGDGAGLLSGILGALGSDYSKFSICEKSWAKVRGKDRVYDDCIKLDIVVAGDVPLPG, from the exons ATGCCCAGGAAAACTCGCTTCAAGAAAGGCACAAGAGTGGAGCCACTGCGTCAGCAGCCTCCAGCTGCACCTCCTGTGTCTTCACCATCCGATGACGATGACTGGCTCATCCCTCTGCCCCCTAGTAATGGTGGTGTCTCCGCAGCGGCTATTCTGCAACCCTTTCGTCCGCCCAGGAGCGAACCAAGACCTGAGCCACAGGCCGCTAACGGTTCACGAGTGACGGAACCGTGCAATGAAGCCATTGACCCTGAGGCGAACGAGGCAGATTCGTTTGAGGAACACATTGACAGGATGTTTGCTGCTTCTGATGCTACAAAGCGCAAACGACGAAAGACTACTGAGTTTTGGGATGTTGATCTCATTG ATTCTGAAGGAATAATCAAGCAAGCTAAAATGAGTGTGAGAGAGGCTATGGAGCGGTCTCTTAATGGTAGCAAGATCATCCTGAGGTTCAATGAGGAACTGCAGGTAGTCGGAGATGGAGCTGGCCTGTTGAGTGGCATTCTAGGAGCGCTGGGTTCTGATTATAGCAAATTTTCTATCTGTGAAAAGAGTTGGGCAAAGGTGCGGGGCAAAGACAGGGTTTATGACGATTGTATAAAG TTGGACATTGTCGTCGCAGGAGATGTTCCACTTCCAGGATAG